The following are encoded in a window of Ricinus communis isolate WT05 ecotype wild-type chromosome 4, ASM1957865v1, whole genome shotgun sequence genomic DNA:
- the LOC8269482 gene encoding flavonol 3-sulfotransferase has translation MDMHNGEMTNAALVVHEDHKNGGQQISLPQSKYSELISTLPARNDWKFMPLHQYQGSWYFTVYLEALLAAQEKFQAQPDDIILCTYPKTGTTWIKALAFAIVTRSRYSISKSPLLTSTPHDCVPFLEIDIGTKDTCVRDPENPLVATHIPYNSLPISITTLGCKIVYLCRDPKDVLVSMWHFLRARLPEGIDKDAYCNMADSFESFCEGVALNGPYWDHVAGYWKASQEYPEKVLFLQYEDLKEDIVFNVKKLANFLGYPFTLEEEKQGVVHQIIDLCSFESLKNSKVTENGVYSPDSPFTMKNSLYYRKGKSGDWKNYFTEEMGARLDQIVEEKLNDSGFSFLSRHSSN, from the coding sequence ATGGATATGCATAATGGAGAAATGACAAATGCAGCTCTCGTTGTCCATGAAGACCACAAGAATGGAGGGCAGCAAATTTCACTGCCTCAGAGCAAGTACAGTGAGCTCATCTCAACCCTGCCCGCAAGAAATGATTGGAAATTCATGCCTCTTCACCAATACCAAGGCTCTTGGTACTTCACCGTTTACCTAGAGGCATTATTAGCTGCTCAAGAAAAATTCCAAGCTCAGCCCGATGATATTATCTTATGTACTTACCCTAAAACTGGCACAACTTGGATTAAAGCTTTAGCTTTTGCTATTGTTACACGCTCTCGTTACAGCATTTCTAAAAGCCCTTTGCTGACATCTACACCACATGATTGTGTTCCTTTTCTTGAAATTGATATTGGTACAAAAGACACTTGTGTTCGTGACCCAGAAAACCCACTTGTAGCTACACATATTCCTTATAATTCCTTGCCAATTTCTATAACAACATTGGGATGTAAAATAGTGTATTTATGCAGGGATCCTAAAGATGTGTTAGTATCAATGTGGCATTTCTTAAGAGCAAGATTACCAGAAGGAATCGACAAAGATGCATATTGCAACATGGCTGATTCTTTCGAGTCGTTTTGTGAAGGAGTTGCTTTAAATGGACCTTATTGGGATCATGTTGCAGGGTATTGGAAGGCAAGCCAAGAGTATCCTGAGAAGGTTTTATTCTTGCAATACGAAGATTTGAAGGAGGACATTGTTTTCAATGTTAAGAAACTAGCTAACTTTCTTGGATATCCCTTTACTTTAGAGGAAGAGAAACAAGGAGTAGTGCACCAAATCATTGATTTATGCAGTTTTGAgagtttaaaaaattcaaaagtaACAGAAAACGGTGTTTACAGTCCAGACTCTCCATTTACTATGAAAAATAGTTTATACTATCGGAAAGGTAAGAGTGGAGATTGGAAGAATTATTTTACTGAAGAAATGGGTGCTCGTTTAGATCAAATTGTTGAAGAAAAACTAAATGATTCCGGcttctcctttctttctcGACATTCAAGTAACTGA
- the LOC8269481 gene encoding flavonol sulfotransferase-like gives MDLVYGRIVNGVPTNVITSQSSKNIGVRPMLVPQWGGSQQRVSSIVQLRQSRLNKALPLVHEDKEGGPQISLPQSNYSELISTLPARNDWKFMPLHQYQGFWYFTVYLEALLAAQEKFQAQPDDLVLCTYPKTGTTWLKALAFAITTRSRYSISESPLLTSTPHDCVPFLEVEIGTKKACIRDPENPLVATHIPYGSLPTSITALGCKMVYFCRDPKDVLVSMWHFLRARLPEGIDKDAYCSMDDSFESFCEGIALNGPYWDHVAGYWKASQEHPEKVLFLKYEDLKEDTVSNVRKLADFLGYPFTPEEERQGVVQEIVDLCSFENLKNLKATKDGVYSSDSPFIMKNSLFYRKGNSGDWKNYFTEEMGARLDQIVEQKLSGSGFSFLSR, from the coding sequence ATGGATCTTGTTTATGGACGAATTGTGAATGGAGTCCCAACAAATGTGATAACCTCACAGTCCTCGAAAAACATTGGTGTACGCCCTATGTTGGTTCCACAATGGGGTGGTTCACAACAAAGGGTGTCCAGCATCGTGCAACTGCGGCAGTCGAGATTGAACAAAGCACTCCCCCTTGTCCATGAAGACAAGGAAGGAGGACCACAAATTTCCCTGCCTCAAAGCAACTACAGTGAGCTTATCTCCACCCTACCCGCAAGAAATGATTGGAAATTCATGCCTCTTCACCAATACCAAGGCTTTTGGTACTTCACTGTTTATCTAGAGGCATTGTTAGCTGCTCAAGAAAAATTTCAAGCTCAACCTGATGATCTTGTCTTATGTACTTATCCTAAAACCGGCACAACTTGGCTTAAGGCCTTAGCTTTTGCAATTACTACACGTTCTCGTTATAGCATTAGCGAAAGCCCTTTGTTGACATCTACACCACACGATTGTGTTCCTTTTCTGGAAGTTGAAATTGGTACAAAAAAAGCTTGTATTCGTGATCCAGAAAATCCACTTGTAGCTACACATATTCCTTATGGTTCCCTGCCAACTTCTATAACAGCATTGGGATGTAAAATGGTGTATTTTTGCAGGGATCCTAAGGATGTGTTAGTATCAATGTGGCATTTCTTGAGAGCAAGATTACCTGAAGGAATCGATAAAGACGCATATTGCAGCATGGATGATTCCTTCGAGTCATTTTGCGAAGGAATTGCTTTAAATGGACCTTATTGGGATCATGTTGCAGGATATTGGAAGGCAAGCCAAGAACATCCTGAAAAGGTCTTATTCTTGAAGTATGAAGATTTGAAGGAGGACACTGTTTCCAATGTTAGGAAGCTAGCTGACTTTCTTGGATATCCTTTTACTCCAGAGGAAGAGAGACAAGGAGTAGTGCAGGAAATCGTTGATTTGTGCAGTTTTgagaatttgaagaatttaAAGGCGACCAAAGATGGTGTTTACAGTTCAGATTCTCCATTTATCATGAAAAATAGTCTGTTTTATCGCAAAGGCAACAGCGGAGATTGGAAGAATTATTTTACCGAAGAAATGGGTGCTCGTTTGGATCAAATCGTTGAACAAAAATTAAGCGGCTCCGGCTTCTCTTTTCTATCTAGATAA